In Bradyrhizobium sp. 170, the DNA window GTCGCGACGCGGCCGCCGCGAATGAGAAGGTCGTAGGCGGGCTCGGTCATGGCAAACTCCCAACTATTAAGTCCTAAATCCTACGTCTCTTGCATTCACCGGATAAAAGCACAGATCGTGCCGTTACCCTCCCTTGCGCTTTCGCAGCAGACAGTGGACCATGCATCACTGGATGGCATGGTCATTGCTTGCATTGTCGTCTTGTTGCACGTCGGTCTCTCTGTATCCACCGACGCTTCCTACTGCAGGAACACACCATGTCACGGCCGCGCATTCTCGTCATCAATCCCAACTCAAACCAGCTCGTTACACAAGGGCTGGAGCAAGCCTTGAAGCCGCTCGGCTTTGAAGGCGGACCGGAGATCGTCTGTGAGACGCTAACTGAAGGCCCCTACGGTATCGAGAGCCAGGCCGATGTCGACGGCGTAACGATGCCGCTGCGCCGCCTCGTCGAAGGCGACAACCACTCGGCCGCCTTCGTCATTGCCTGCTACAGCGATCCGGGCCTGCATGTCTGCCGCGAAGCGACCGACCGGCCCGTGTTCGGCATCGCCGAATGCGGCGTGCTGACGGCGCTCGCGCGCGCAGAAACCTTCGGCGTCATTGCAATCGCGCAGCGCTCGATCCGCCGCCATGTCCGCTACCTCAGGCAGATGGGCTTGACCGATCGCCTGACCAGGGAACGGCCGCTCAACATGAGCGTGGCGGAGACGGCGTCGGGCGAAGGAACGCTCGCAAAAATGATCGAGATCGGGCGCGCGCTCAGGGACGAAGACGGATCCGGCGCCATCGTGATGGGTTGTGCCGGCATGGCGCGTCACCGCCGGCCGCTGGAGCAGGCGCTCGGGATTCCCGTGATTGATCCGACCCAGGCGGCCGTGACCATGGCGCTGGGCACGGTGCAGTTCTCGCATCACTGACTTTGGTCGGACGTTTCGGCCGCTCCGTTGCGCGAAAGCCATTGCGCGTGGCTTTCGCGCGCCAGCGTAAAGGTATCGCGCTGAGCGGCGTAGAGATTGCCGAACAAGCGCCCGATCGGGCGGTAGGCATCGAAATCGACATACATCTTTTCCTGGTCAATCAGCCCCTCCCGCGCGTGCAGGCGCAGCACCTCTCCGACGAGAAGCTCACGACCGGCCCCAAAGGCGAGCGCGACATGCTGTCGGCACTCGAGCGCGAAAGGCGCCGCAGCCAATCGCGGCACCGCGATATCGATCGACGGCAATGTCTTTAGCCCCGTCGCCTCCACTTCGCTGTCACCGGAGGGGAAGTCAATCGCACAGTCGTTCATGACTGCGGCCAGCGCCTCGTCCACCAAATGCACGACGAACTGCCCGCTGCGGTGGATGTTGCGCGTGGTGTCCTTGGGACTGAAATCGGCCTTGTGCTGCAGGCCGAGCACAAGAAGGGGCGGATCTTCGGAGAAGACATTGAAGAAGCTGAACGGCGCCGCGTTGACGCTACCATTCTCGTCGAGCGTCGTGACCAGCGCGATTGGCCGCGGCACGACGACGCCACACAGCAGTTTGTAGCGGTCGTGCGGGTCAAGTTCGCGGAAGGAGATGCCGGACATCTAGTTTTCCGGAGGCTGCACCGCGCCGGTGCGGCTGGTGATCAGGCCGTAATGCTCGATGCGGCGGTGCATCGCGAAATTGAAGATCGTGTTCTTGCCAAATATGGTGGCGTCGAGATCGCAGGGATGAACCAGGAGTTCGTCATCCTCGGTCCTGGCCTCGACGACAATCTCACCGTCCGGATCGACGATCAGGCTGCCACCGATCAAAGGATGGCCATCTTCGACGCCGGCCTTCGCAACGCATACGACCCAGGTCGAGTTCTGGTAAGCGCCGGCCTGCGCGGAGAGCCGGTTGTGAAACAGCCGCTTCTCGGGCCCCTCCTCGCTCTTCTCGGCATTGACCGAGGGCGTGTTGTAGCCGATCAGCACCATCTCGACGCCTTGCAAGCCCATGACGCGATAGGTCTCCGGCCAGCGCCGGTCGTTGCAGACCGCCATGCCGAAGATGCCGCCGAGCGCACGCCAGACGTTGAAGCCGAGATCGCCCGGCTCGAAATAGCGCTTCTCCAGATGCTGGAACGCGCGTTTCGTGTCGAACTCCGAATGACCTGGCAGATGAACCTTGCGGTACTTGCCGACAATTTTTCTCGACTTGTCAGTGAGAATGCTAGTGTTGAAATGATGCCCATCCGGCGTCAGTTCGGCATAACCAAAATTCATCGCCATCCCGTGGTGGGCGGCTCGCTCAAACAAAGGCCTTGTCGCCGCATTCGGCATCTCGCGCTCGAACCAGGTATCAACCTCGGCCTGATCCTCCATGTACCAGCGCGGAAAGAATGTGGTGAGTGCGAGCTCCGGATAGACGATCAGATCAGCGCCCTTTGCCTTGGCTTCATCCATCAGTGCAATCATGCGCTTCACGACGGCTTCACGGCTGTCGGCTTTCTGGATCGGGCCCAACTGGGCGGCGGCAACATTGATGATGCGCATGGATAACTTTCTGGATGCTTCCATTTAAGGCTGCGTTGCACGAGAATAAAGCAGTCTGCGAAGATCGGAGTCCTATCTGGCTCAATCGAAGCCAGCAGTTAAAGTTTTGGTCCACTCGAAGTCAATTCCAGAGACAGTCCGCGACACGCACATCAGTTCTGTTCCGGCAGCACTTTGAGATGACACGCCACCCATTGACTGCCTTCGGCCGACCGAAGCTCCGGCTCTTCCGTACGGCAGCGATCGAACACGTAGGGACACCTGGTGTGGAAGCGGCAACCGCTGGGCGGATTGATCGGGCTCGGCACGTCCCCTTTCAGGATGATCGGGTTGCGAATGGCCCCGGGCTCCGGTACCGGCACGGCTGACAGCAGAGCCCTGGTGTAAGGATGCCTCGGCGCCGTGAATATCTGCTGTCTTCCCGCCATCTCGACGATCTTGCCGAGATACATGACGGCAACGCGATGCGTCATGTGCTCGACAATTGCGAGGTCGTGACTGATGAAGAGCAGCGCAAGGCCGAACTCCCGCTGCAGATCCTGCAACAGGTTCACGATCTGCGCCTTGACGGAGACGTCGAGCGCCGACACCGCCTCATCGCAGACGATCAGTTCGGGCTCCGCGGCAAGCGCTCGGGCGATCCCGATGCGCTGGCGCTGGCCGCCCGAGAATTCGTGAGGCCGGCGGCCCAGCGCGTCGCGCGGCAGCCGCACGGTGTCCATCAGCGCCGCAACCTTCGCATCGAGTTCGGCGGCAGATTTAGCGAGGCCGAAATTGCGGATCGGCTCGGCCAGGATATCGCGGACACGCATCCGCGGATTGAGGCTGGAGAACGGATCCTGGAACACCACTTGGACGCGGCGGCGCATGCTGCGCAAGCCCCCGGGCGAAAGATCGTCGATCCGCTGGCCATCCAGCACCACCTGGCCGGCGGTGATGTCGAACAGCCGCAGGATGGCCCGGCCGACCGTCGACTTGCCGCAGCCGGACTCGCCAACGAGAGACAGCGTCTCGCCACGCTCGACCTCAAAGGACACGCCGTCCACGGCGTAGACCCAGTTGGACTTGCGGCTGAACAAGCCGCCGCGGACCGGAAAATGCTTCTTGAGGTCGTTGACCTGGAGCAATGGGGCGCTCATGCCGCGGCCGCCTCCTTGCGCGCATAGTGGCAGGCTGCGATGTGACGGGGCCCCTTCTCTTCGAGACCCGGCGCGACCTGCCGACAGAGATCGGTCGCCAGCGAACATCGCCCGGCAAAGACGCAGCCCTCGATCCGCCCCTTGAGGCTGGGTACCTGGCCGGGGATCTCGGCAAGCCGCCGCGCCGCGCCTGTCAGCGAGGAGCCGAGCTTGGGCACCGCGCCGAGCAGGCCCTGCGTATAGGGATGACGGGGCGAGCGGAACAACTCGGCCACCGGCGCCTCTTCAACCTTGCGGCCGGCATACATCACCATGACGCGCTCAGCGATTTCAGCGACCACACCGAGATCGTGTGTAATCAGAACGATCGCCGCGCCAACGCGGCGCTTGAGGTCGAGCATCAGCTGCAGGATCTGCGCCTGGATGGTGACGTCAAGCGCCGTGGTCGGCTCGTCGGCGATCAGGAGTTTTGGATTGCAGGCGAGCGCCATCGCGATCATCACGCGCTGCCGCATGCCGCCGGAAAGCTGATGCGGATATTCGCGCACGCGCCGCACAGGCTCGGGGATGCCGACCAGTGTCAGCATCTCGATGGCGCGCGCCTCGGCAGCCTGCTTGTCGAGCCCCTGATGCATCCGCAGCGTCTCGCCGATCTGGCGGCCGACCGTCAGCACCGGATTGAGGCTCGTCATCGGCTCCTGGAATATCATCGAAATGTCGTTGCCGCGAATGGCTCGCATCTCGCGTTCGGACAGTTGCAGCAGATCCTTGCCCTGGAAGCGGATAGAACCCGCGATCTTGCCCAGAGGCTCGGCGATCAGCCGCATCAGCGACATCGAGGTGACCGACTTGCCGCAGCCGGATTCCCCGACGATGGCCAGCGTCTCGCCTTCGTTGACGTGGAAGGAGACGCCGTCGACGGCGCGGTTGATGCCCTCGGGGGTACGGAAATGAGTCTGCAGATTTTCGACTTCGAGCAATGCCATCGGATCAGAGACTCTTGGCCATTCGCGGATCGAGCGCATCACGCAGGCCGTCACCAAGCAGGTTGACGGCGAGCACGGTGACGGACAGAAACGCGGCGGGAAAGAACACGATGTAAGGCTTGACCTGCCAGAGCGCCCTGCCCTCGGCCATGATGTTGCCCCAGGACGGAATGGTGGGTGGCGTGCCGGCGCCGATGAAGGAGAGGATCGACTCCACGATCATAGCGCTGGCGCAGATATAGGTCGCCTGGACCAGCATCGGCGCCAGCGTGTTCGGCAGGATGTGGCGAAGGATGACCATCGGCGTTCGCGTGCCCGAGGCCGTGGCGGCGTCCACATAGGGCTGCTCGCGCAGCGACAACACGACACTGCGCACCAGCCGCGAGACGCGCGGAACTTCGGCAATCGTGATGGCCAGGATGACGTTGCCGACGCTCGCGCGCGTCAGCGCCATCAGTGCGACGGCCAGCAAAATCGGCGGTATCGACATCAGCCCGTCCATGAACCGCATCAGGATGCTGTCCGCCCATCGCACGAAGCCCGAGACGAGGCCGATGGCGAGACCGGCGAGTGAGGACAGTATGGCTACCGACAAGCCCACGGTGAGCGACACCCGTGCCCCGTAGAGCACGCGTGAATAGATGTCGCGGCCCAGCAGGTCGGTGCCGAACCAGAAATCCGCGGAAGGCAGGCGCGTACGCTTGGCGGGCGCGAGCGCGGTGGGATCGACGGTTCCGAGCCAGGGCGCGAAGATTCCGACCAATACGAGGCAGAGCAGCAAGGCGCCGCCGATCGCAACCGTCGGATGATTGCGCAGGAAGCCGAACACACCGCGCCGGATGGCCACCGGCAGCAGCAGGTCTGGCAGTTGCGGCGAGATGACGAGGCCCGGCGGCACCGGCGCCGTGCTTGATGTGGAGATGCTCAATAGCGGATCCTCGGATCGACCAGGGTGTAGGTGACGTCGACCATCAGGTTGACGAGCACATAGAGGAAGCTGAACAGCAGGACGATGCCCTGGATGACCGGGTAGTCACGGCGCAGGATCGCGTCGATCGTCAACCGGCCAAGGCCGGGGATGGCGAACACGCTTTCGGTCACCACCGCGCCGCCGATCAGCAGCGCAATGCCGATACCGATCACCGTCACGATCGGCACGGCTGCGTTTTTAAGCGCGTGAACGAACAGGATGTTGCGCTGCCCGAGGCCTTTGGCGCGGGCGGTGCGGACATAATCCTGCTGCAGCACCTCGAGCATGGAGGCGCGGGTAATGCGCGCGATCAGCGCGATATAGACGGAGCCGAGGGCAAGTGCCGGCAGAATCAGGTTCTTCAGCCATGGCCAGACGCCCGCAGTCAACGGCGTGTAGCCCTGCACGGGCAGCCATTCGAACTGCAGTGCGAATACATAGGCAAGGACGTATCCGACAACAAAGACGGGAAGCGAGAAGGCGAACACGGCGAATGCCATGATGGTGCGGTCGATCCAGCTTCCCGCCTTCCACGCCGCCGCCACGCCGAGCGGCACCGCGACAAGGATGGTCAGGACGAGCGTAATCGCCATCAGCGAGAGCGTCGGCTCGATGCGCTGCGCGATCATCGCGGAGACCGGCAGGTTGGTGAAGATCGAGGTGCCGAGATCGCCATGCAGGATGTGCCAGAGCCAGGTTCCGAACTGGATCAGAAACGGCCGGTCGAGGCCGAGGCCCTGGCGTATGCGCTCAACGTCGGCGGGGCTCGCCTGATCGCCTGCGATCACCGCGGCCGGATCGCCCGGCGCGATGTAGAGCAGACTGAAGACGAACAGCGCAACGATCCCCATCACGGGCAAGGTCGAGAGAAGGCGCCGAAGGATATACGAGACCATGTGGGTTTACTGCGCCGTCATGCGGTCTTTGACACGCCCCAGAAGAAGGGCAGCGGCCCCTTCGCGATACCGGCGACGTTCTTGCGCCACGCCGTGTAGCTCAGGAAGAAACCGGTCGGCGCATAGACCACGTCGTCGATCGCCGCCTTGTTGAGGCGTTTCACCGCAGCCTTCTCCTCATCGAGATTTTTGGCGTCGAACCACGCCGTGACTTCTTTTTCCACGACCTCGCTCGTGGGCCAGCCAAACCACGCCTTGTCGCCATTGGCGCGAATGGCGTTGTAGGCGGCGGGACTGATGCAGTCCGCGCCGGCGTGCCAGGTGTGAAACATCCCCCAGCCGCCCTGGCCCGGCGGCGTCTTCTGGGCGCGGCGGGAGCCGACCGTCCCCCAATCGGTCGCAACGAAGTCGACATTCATTCCGATTTGCTTCAACAGATCGGCGGTGACATCGCCTTGCGCCTTGGTGATCGGCTGATCCTGCGCCACGACGCAGGTGACCGGCTGGCTTGAATAGCCGCTCTCGGCAAGCAGCTTCTTGGCCATTGCGAGATCGCGCTTGCCTTTCAGTATCTCGCCGCCCTCTTCCGTGTAGAGCGGTGTATCCGGCGTGAAGAAGCCCGGCAGCGGCTTCCAGAGCGCGGTATCGTCGCCGACCAGCGCGCGCATGTAGTCTTCCTGGCTCAGCGCCGCGAGCACGGCACGCCGCACCTTCACATCGTTGAAGGGCGGATGCAGGTGGTTCATCCGGAATGAGCCGATGTTGCCGAGGGGATCGGCGATATCGACGTTGATGTTGCGGTTCTTCTTGAGCGACGGCACGAGATCGGTGATGGGGCTCTCCCACCAATCGACCTCGCCATTCTGAAGTGCTGCCGCCGCCGTGGCGGGATCCGGGATCACCACCCATTCGATGCGGTCAACCAACATCTGCTTGCCGCCGGCCAGCCAGGACGTCTTCTCCTGCCGCGGCGTGTAATCGGCAAACTTCTCGAACACCGCCTTGGCGCCGGGCACCCATTCGCCCTTTGCAAACTTCATCGGGCCCGAGCCGATATATTCGGGGATCTGCTTGAACGGATCGGTCTGGGCGATACGCTCCGGCATGATGAACGCGCAGGGCGTGCTATTCTTGCCCAACGCCAGCAGCATCTTCGGATAAGGCGCCTTCAGCGACCATTTGAAGGTCCTGTCGTCGACGGCAGTAAGCTCGTTCTGGATCGCCTTGAGCATCAGGCCCATCGGATCGCGCGCCGACCAGCGCGCGAGACTCGCCACCACATCCTTGCTGCGGACCGGCTCGCCGTCGTGAAACTTCAGCCCCGGCCGGAGCCGAAAGGTCCAGACCAGCCCGTCATCAGACACCTCCTCGGATTCGACCATCTGGCGCTGCGGCTGCAGCGTGGCGTCGAGGCCATAGAGGGTGTCCCACACCAGCGCAGCCGCGTTGCGCACGACGTACTGGGTCCCCCAGATCGGGTCGAAATTCGCGAGGTTGGCCTGCGGCACAAACCGCAGCGTGCGCGC includes these proteins:
- a CDS encoding aspartate/glutamate racemase family protein, whose protein sequence is MSRPRILVINPNSNQLVTQGLEQALKPLGFEGGPEIVCETLTEGPYGIESQADVDGVTMPLRRLVEGDNHSAAFVIACYSDPGLHVCREATDRPVFGIAECGVLTALARAETFGVIAIAQRSIRRHVRYLRQMGLTDRLTRERPLNMSVAETASGEGTLAKMIEIGRALRDEDGSGAIVMGCAGMARHRRPLEQALGIPVIDPTQAAVTMALGTVQFSHH
- a CDS encoding flavin reductase family protein, with the translated sequence MSGISFRELDPHDRYKLLCGVVVPRPIALVTTLDENGSVNAAPFSFFNVFSEDPPLLVLGLQHKADFSPKDTTRNIHRSGQFVVHLVDEALAAVMNDCAIDFPSGDSEVEATGLKTLPSIDIAVPRLAAAPFALECRQHVALAFGAGRELLVGEVLRLHAREGLIDQEKMYVDFDAYRPIGRLFGNLYAAQRDTFTLARESHAQWLSRNGAAETSDQSQ
- a CDS encoding N-carbamoyl-D-amino-acid hydrolase, translating into MRIINVAAAQLGPIQKADSREAVVKRMIALMDEAKAKGADLIVYPELALTTFFPRWYMEDQAEVDTWFEREMPNAATRPLFERAAHHGMAMNFGYAELTPDGHHFNTSILTDKSRKIVGKYRKVHLPGHSEFDTKRAFQHLEKRYFEPGDLGFNVWRALGGIFGMAVCNDRRWPETYRVMGLQGVEMVLIGYNTPSVNAEKSEEGPEKRLFHNRLSAQAGAYQNSTWVVCVAKAGVEDGHPLIGGSLIVDPDGEIVVEARTEDDELLVHPCDLDATIFGKNTIFNFAMHRRIEHYGLITSRTGAVQPPEN
- a CDS encoding oligopeptide/dipeptide ABC transporter ATP-binding protein, which encodes MSAPLLQVNDLKKHFPVRGGLFSRKSNWVYAVDGVSFEVERGETLSLVGESGCGKSTVGRAILRLFDITAGQVVLDGQRIDDLSPGGLRSMRRRVQVVFQDPFSSLNPRMRVRDILAEPIRNFGLAKSAAELDAKVAALMDTVRLPRDALGRRPHEFSGGQRQRIGIARALAAEPELIVCDEAVSALDVSVKAQIVNLLQDLQREFGLALLFISHDLAIVEHMTHRVAVMYLGKIVEMAGRQQIFTAPRHPYTRALLSAVPVPEPGAIRNPIILKGDVPSPINPPSGCRFHTRCPYVFDRCRTEEPELRSAEGSQWVACHLKVLPEQN
- a CDS encoding ABC transporter ATP-binding protein, producing MALLEVENLQTHFRTPEGINRAVDGVSFHVNEGETLAIVGESGCGKSVTSMSLMRLIAEPLGKIAGSIRFQGKDLLQLSEREMRAIRGNDISMIFQEPMTSLNPVLTVGRQIGETLRMHQGLDKQAAEARAIEMLTLVGIPEPVRRVREYPHQLSGGMRQRVMIAMALACNPKLLIADEPTTALDVTIQAQILQLMLDLKRRVGAAIVLITHDLGVVAEIAERVMVMYAGRKVEEAPVAELFRSPRHPYTQGLLGAVPKLGSSLTGAARRLAEIPGQVPSLKGRIEGCVFAGRCSLATDLCRQVAPGLEEKGPRHIAACHYARKEAAAA
- a CDS encoding ABC transporter permease, with the translated sequence MSISTSSTAPVPPGLVISPQLPDLLLPVAIRRGVFGFLRNHPTVAIGGALLLCLVLVGIFAPWLGTVDPTALAPAKRTRLPSADFWFGTDLLGRDIYSRVLYGARVSLTVGLSVAILSSLAGLAIGLVSGFVRWADSILMRFMDGLMSIPPILLAVALMALTRASVGNVILAITIAEVPRVSRLVRSVVLSLREQPYVDAATASGTRTPMVILRHILPNTLAPMLVQATYICASAMIVESILSFIGAGTPPTIPSWGNIMAEGRALWQVKPYIVFFPAAFLSVTVLAVNLLGDGLRDALDPRMAKSL
- a CDS encoding ABC transporter permease, which produces MVSYILRRLLSTLPVMGIVALFVFSLLYIAPGDPAAVIAGDQASPADVERIRQGLGLDRPFLIQFGTWLWHILHGDLGTSIFTNLPVSAMIAQRIEPTLSLMAITLVLTILVAVPLGVAAAWKAGSWIDRTIMAFAVFAFSLPVFVVGYVLAYVFALQFEWLPVQGYTPLTAGVWPWLKNLILPALALGSVYIALIARITRASMLEVLQQDYVRTARAKGLGQRNILFVHALKNAAVPIVTVIGIGIALLIGGAVVTESVFAIPGLGRLTIDAILRRDYPVIQGIVLLFSFLYVLVNLMVDVTYTLVDPRIRY
- a CDS encoding ABC transporter substrate-binding protein — translated: MDRRTVLKGLAGVGSLAATGGLSMPALSQGAAARTLRFVPQANLANFDPIWGTQYVVRNAAALVWDTLYGLDATLQPQRQMVESEEVSDDGLVWTFRLRPGLKFHDGEPVRSKDVVASLARWSARDPMGLMLKAIQNELTAVDDRTFKWSLKAPYPKMLLALGKNSTPCAFIMPERIAQTDPFKQIPEYIGSGPMKFAKGEWVPGAKAVFEKFADYTPRQEKTSWLAGGKQMLVDRIEWVVIPDPATAAAALQNGEVDWWESPITDLVPSLKKNRNINVDIADPLGNIGSFRMNHLHPPFNDVKVRRAVLAALSQEDYMRALVGDDTALWKPLPGFFTPDTPLYTEEGGEILKGKRDLAMAKKLLAESGYSSQPVTCVVAQDQPITKAQGDVTADLLKQIGMNVDFVATDWGTVGSRRAQKTPPGQGGWGMFHTWHAGADCISPAAYNAIRANGDKAWFGWPTSEVVEKEVTAWFDAKNLDEEKAAVKRLNKAAIDDVVYAPTGFFLSYTAWRKNVAGIAKGPLPFFWGVSKTA